In Spodoptera frugiperda isolate SF20-4 chromosome 31, AGI-APGP_CSIRO_Sfru_2.0, whole genome shotgun sequence, the genomic window tttcaagtcATCTTTAACCTGTGACAGCGAAATCGATCCCTGTCGaatgaaaatatagtttttttaattaaataaattacttagatCCCTATAATATAATGCCCAGTCATTTTGGTTAATAGCTCGTTACATTGAGTGCTCGTTATGTTGAGAAATAAAGCCCAAGGGCAAATTACGGAGCACCTACTGTTAATCGTAATGAAGTTACGGTCGATTTAGATTGATTTTTGACACATTAGCTACATGGAGCTACTGTCAATAACCAAGATCGACTCAGAGACATTTTGGATTAAAATCCTATCCattaaagaagaaacaaaaaacaactatTGAAATCTGTCGTTAATGTAACTAACTAAGAAATAAGTAAGAGTTCAAGTAGGTACCTCCACAATGACAGCAATAAACTAGGGTGACTTGTCGGATACCAAATACTAATGTAATGGTAGTGGTTTAAAAAGGATAATGAATTGACTGGCTGACTTTAGATTAGAGAATAGCCGCGCTCGGTGGCCCGCAGTGACAGACCTGCACCGCCCGCAgccggccgccgccgcgcagcGCCTCGAACCGGCGCCCCACCTCGCGGGCCTGCACACACCGCGTACTGGTACACTACTGGCCGCTACTGACTACAGTACTGGCACGTGGCGCCTGCACACACCGCGTACTGACTACTGGCCGCGCTATAGGACTGGCACGTGGCGCCTGCATACACGGCGTACTGACTACTGGCCGCTACTGACTACAGTACTGGCACGTGGCGCCTGCACACACCGCGTACTGGTACACTACTGACTGCAGTACTGGCACGTGGCGCCTGCACACACCGCGTACTGGTACACTACTGGCCGCTACTGACTAGTACTGGCACGTGGCGCCTGCACACACCGCGTACTGGTACACTACTGACTGCAGTACTGGCACGTGGCGCCTGCACACACCGCGTACTGGTACACTACTGGCCGCTACCGACTACAGTACTGGCACGTGGCGCCTGCACACACCGCGTACTGGTACACTACCGACTACAGTACTGGCACGTGGCGCCTGCACACACCGCGTACTGGTACACTACTGGCCGCTACTGACTACAGTACTGGCACGTGGCGCCTGCACACACCGCGTACTGGTACACTACTGGCCGCTACTGACTACAGTACTGGCACGTGGCGCCTGCACACACCGCGTACTGGTACACTACTGGCCGCGCTATAGGACTGGCACGTGGCGCCTGCACACACCGCGTACTGACTACTGGCCGCGCTATAGGACTGGCACGTGGCGCCTGCACACACCGCGTACTGACTACTGGCCGCGCTATAGGACTGGCACGTGGCGCCTGCATACACGGCGTACTGACTACTGGCCGCGCTATAGGACTGGCACGTGGCGCCTGCATACACGGCGTACTGACTACTGGCCGCGCTATAGGACTGGCACGTGGCGCCTGCATACACGGCGTACTGACTACTGGCCGCGCTATAGGACTGGCACGTGGCGCCTGCACACACGGCCTACTGACTACTGGCCGCGCTATAGGACTGGCACGTGGCGCCTGCATACACGGCGTACTGACTACTGGCCGCGCTATAGGACTGGCACGTGGCGCCTGCATACACGGCGTACTGACTACTGGCCGCGCTATAGGACTGGCACGTGGCGCCTGCATACACGGCGTACTGACTACTGGCCGCGCTATAGGACTGGCACGTGGCGCCTGCATACACGGCGTACTGACTACTGGCCGCGCTATAGGACTGGCACGTGGCGCCTGCATACACGGCGTACTGACTACTGGCCGCGCTATAGGACTGGCACGTGGCGCCTGCATACACGGCGTACTGACTACTGGCCGCGCTATAGGACTGGCACGTGGCGCCCTGTACACTCACGTCGAGCGCGTCGCCGTCGACGCTGCCGTCGCTGAGGAAGCCGAACACCGTGTCGTCGGCGCGGCGCGCCGTCGGCGTGTCGTCTAGTTCGGGAGGCTCGCACTGCTCCGGCGCCACTTTCGGCGCCGCCAGGCGTCCCGTCAGCTCTTTCTGGATGTTGTCGATGGTATTCTGCATGCCTTGGATCCGCTCCTGCAGCCGCTCCTGCCCACCGCGACCGAGTGAACGAGATCACGGTCAAAATACGATCATATATCGTCGAAATCCCCTAGGTGCGCGTTTTAATATGAGATAGGCAATTAAAAATACTACACTTATACCTACGTAggcgtaggtacctacacaattataaacatactaccgtactaatttttttttgttagctCGGCTCCTGGACCTGATTTGAAAGTTAGTACGGGCCGAAGCCAAGTGCTAACTCACTGCTAACTCGTAGACGAAACATTATCTGTTTCATCCAGAAACTTTCTGAGTATGTGGCAGGTATTTAAGATAATAGCTTTTGGAGATTGTATGTTGGGTATCTATAtctatagtaacctaaccaaataaggcctatgccccaataaagcctattttgaaaatttccctcttcccgatatcaaatggtcgccaaagtttgtagaagtgtgcatgcacattacttaactaatttgagcacagcaagcaacccgtgccgcgattatgttggaacctacagtcgaaaacaatcacgacgtggagctcactttagtttttataaaattcgagtagcgtaaactgttagtatttttatatttatcagtatacgacgtgccgtatTTTGTCTAGTATGACAaatatacatttagccatctcctcacattagtgaaatagctagaatatcggtgtatttcatataatcgttgttttgtttacctatgtgccatgccctaataaagcctacaaaaaaaacgtgtaggccttattacggcatagttgtttttcagtaatttcatagaaaacggatcaccagcttctgtcaaaaagaaagccaatggattttgcaaaagatggaaaacgctgttaaaatggtagaaaggggtaaacggggtgaatagatacagaaaaggggtgaatggatatcgggaaattcttcatagtatctattcacccttcgaattttatgcaccctgttttacccggtaggctgctgcagccagatataacttccaaagtagtacgcaccatctaaagagtggtttccactacacgaaagctaggtcggtcgctaaattggctacagaacaagaagttattctcattcgtttgactgatgctggggtaccgatgacttcaaagatgttacttgggtattacatgatgagaaactcgttcaagcctgatgtataatgactaaaattaattaataagatctcattacattttttataagcattgacaaagttttgttataattaagaagttgaatatttactagtttttattgaggccttattaagacatagggttcccaataaggccaaagtgacactttagttatttgtgtttgcaaaattgtgatttttgtttctaaagccaatttgattccattattacaaagtttaataaataaatataagattttgaaattatcagcctacgagctaggcggtaataaaaataaggtaggccttatttggttagcttaccttaTGACTAGCGACCCGCCGGTTAGCACGGGTAgacatttagtttattttttaagctgatctgaaaaaataattgttttgtatgtatgtttttataggttttttatTCGTGTTACATTTCTTTGTTTCGTACCTGCTTAACTATTTTTGAGATCGATGCCTATCAATGAAAAAGTTTCACTGCGGTTTCGCCATGCGAGCCACACAATATCGGCCGGCGGCCATCATTCATTTTAAtaccaattacaattttaaattcgtAATATCTTTTAAATGGATTGTCCgattggaataaaataaaaagtaatttatagcTATTGAAACAATCTtggtcaataaataatttatttggatAAGGATTAGTATCTGACGATAATATGATTATATTAGTTATCAAGGTAGGTGATCTACATAGGTGTtatataggttataaaacattactatATGGCCAGTAGGAGCCGAGCAGCTGGCGGGTGTAGCTATTCAAGATATGTgaaaaaacaaaacctttaacagaaaaaaataacttgttaCTTACCTGAAAGTATCTCGTTGTTTCTCTCGTTGTGAAGCGGTTTCCAAAATGTGAATGATTGGAAAGGAAGATGACGCCGAAAGATGAAAGAATGCACATGACATTTTGGAGAAGCGAGTTTGTGTTAGGATCACGTTGGATGGGGGAGGGTGGAAAAAGAGGACATCATTATTATGCCGATCTCAAGTAGGTCGGAGTAGAGGTAGGTAGACGATGATGCTATTGACTATAGTCGACTATGAAAAGAAGACGGTAGCACACCTTCTCCCCGCGCATGTCTAGAATGACGGTCATCTGCGCGGCGAGCTCGCGGTCCTTGTCCTGCAGGTCGCGCTCGAGGCGCGCCAGCGTGTCGCGCAGCTGCAGCTCGGCGTGTCGCGCCGCGTCGCGCTCGGCGTCGTGCTGGCGGCGCGCGGCCGCGGCGCCGGCGTCGGCCCGCGCGCGCGCGTCCGCCTCGGCGCGCAGGTCGGCCATGAGGCGCGCGATGGTGCCGGTGCTGGCGTCCAGCTCGCGCTggccggccgccgccgccgcctgcAGCGCGCCCAGCGCCGCCCTGCGGGGGGTCAGTGTGTGCGTGCGGGCTACGTACGTACGTCCGCGGGCTCGGGGAGCACGTACCGCTCGGCCTGCAGCTGGGCGCGCGCGTCGTCCAGGTCGCGGCGCAGCTGCCCGGCCGCGGAGGTCTGTTCGTCGAGGGCGTCGCGCGCTCGACCGCGTTCCTGCTCTGTCTCGTTCAACTGTTCTTTTATTGTGATCTTCTCTGCCTCGAGGTCGCTCACACGTTGTTGCAAAGAAAGTATTTCTTCCTTCGAGCTCTGCTGGAGCTGCAGCGATTAGGTACACGCGATTGTAGCTAAGACAACTGactgtattgtaaatctgactgaaaaagagtaacttatggagtttcttactcgttcttctccataggaatctacactttggaacgagcaaatagcttcactagaagactgaccgacagacagacgttagtaatcttattatatttgctttgacgttcaaaagtgccttcctggtctatttgaaataaatgattttgactttgactttcacttTGACTATAAGCAACGAATACCTCAGGAATTTGTCACCACTTACTTCATTCTTAGCAATAATGTTTTTCTCTAGATGGTCGATTAGATCCACGTGTCGAACTTCCTGCTCTTTCAGA contains:
- the LOC126912895 gene encoding myosin heavy chain, striated muscle-like isoform X2; its protein translation is MRGDVSRLVQQFDSQAADMKRTIARLEDEAGAARRAADARDADIQRHAALLEEAKNAIDHLKEQEVRHVDLIDHLEKNIIAKNELQQSSKEEILSLQQRVSDLEAEKITIKEQLNETEQERGRARDALDEQTSAAGQLRRDLDDARAQLQAERAALGALQAAAAAGQRELDASTGTIARLMADLRAEADARARADAGAAAARRQHDAERDAARHAELQLRDTLARLERDLQDKDRELAAQMTVILDMRGEKERLQERIQGMQNTIDNIQKELTGRLAAPKVAPEQCEPPELDDTPTARRADDTVFGFLSDGSVDGDALDAREVGRRFEALRGGGRLRAVQGSISLSQVKDDLKIKNRSFFKNKRFDMKTKKYK
- the LOC126912895 gene encoding myosin heavy chain, striated muscle-like isoform X1 — protein: MRGDVSRLVQQFDSQAADMKRTIARLEDEAGAARRAADARDADIQRHAALLEEAKNAIDHLKEQEVRHVDLIDHLEKNIIAKNELQQSSKEEILSLQQRVSDLEAEKITIKEQLNETEQERGRARDALDEQTSAAGQLRRDLDDARAQLQAERAALGALQAAAAAGQRELDASTGTIARLMADLRAEADARARADAGAAAARRQHDAERDAARHAELQLRDTLARLERDLQDKDRELAAQMTVILDMRGEKERLQERIQGMQNTIDNIQKELTGRLAAPKVAPEQCEPPELDDTPTARRADDTVFGFLSDGSVDGDALDVSVQGATCQSYSAASSQYAVYAGATCQSYSAASSQYAVYAGATCQSYSAASSQYAVYAGATCQSYSAASSQYAVYAGATCQSYSAASSQYAVYAGATCQSYSAASSQYAVYAGATCQSYSAASSQ